A segment of the Solanum lycopersicum chromosome 9, SLM_r2.1 genome:
AGCTTGATTAATTTGGATTCGTACCGAGTAGAGCTTCATTTAGCGGTAGCGCCCTCTGCAGAGAACTTTTTATAGCGAAGCCCAATTAATTTGGATTTGCGGCAGGTAGGGCTCCATTTGGAGTAGCACTCTCTACCAAGGATTTTTTAAAACCTTTTTCATATCGGAGCCCAATTAATTTGGATTTGCGGGAGGTAGGGCTCCATTCCGGAGTAGCGCTCCCAACGAAGGATTTTTTCATATCTAAAACTCGAATCTGCATCTTTTGGTTAAGAAAAAAACAACTCCATCCATCGCACCACATTAAATGGTGACCTTAAAAAAGAGCATTTACGTTAATATTGTCTCATATAGTTTCTTTTCATTGTTCTTCTATTATaggaaatataataaaataaataaatcatttgCTATAACTAATTGatttctatattaatttattttcttttaaaaactaATATCCTACTAATTGAAATACAGAAAAATCATTACAAAAACCTTAATTATCTTACCTTAATTAAACGCATTGCAAAAatcaaccaaaacaaaaaaaaaatattacttttgtataaatctcaaagaaccttgtaaaatttcttattatttttctcacTATGGCTAATTCATTAATCTACATTATCTTATTTTTACTAATCACTCCTCTTGAATTATCAATAGcaaaaaaatgtttctttaCACCAAAATACGAGATCCATGTTATCAACAATCTTCCTAGTTATTCCCCACAGCTAAAAATTCATTGTCAATCTGGAGACGATGATTTCggagaatattttccattgctAAATGAAGATGTCAATTGGTCATTTTGTGGGGATCTTTTTGGAAGAAGTttgtatttttgtcatttttggtgggacgaaaaaaataaagtttttgatgtttttaatgATATAGAAACTTGTGTTAAAGATGGACAAGTTCCATATTTTTCAAGAGAATGTATATGGATTGTGAAATCAGATGGTTTTTATTTGGgacatgataatgataatgGAAATATCAATATGTATCGATATACTGAGTGGTCTTAAAGgaatatatgatgtattttttttttttaagaattatggtgaaaatttattatgaattttattgtgGATGTTCTAATTGTAcaagtcaaaaaaataagaatgaattaagttattaccttgcttatttgattcatttttactttaattatcATTCCTTAAGTGCAACCATTAGTTGAATTAGGTTCAAATGAATGTTAAGTTTGAGAAAACCTTTTGGTGGTTtaagccaatttttttttgatattttattagtaaaaaaaaatattatctcaaAAGAATTTGATTATAATCTGAGCAAGTATTATGACATTAAATCCAAGCCCCCTATCACAATCCTGGACTCAATCCGGTTCGATCCCAATTCGAATATGACCCTAGTACAGTGACGGAGACAGAAATTTTACTAAGGATGTCCAAGGATAATGGGGTGTGGCTGTCAAAATTCATTAAATGGACACTTATTACCACTGCGCCAAAGGCACAACTTTTGGTAAGAGTGTCGAACTTTAAGTTTATATCCTTTACAGAAATAATTTGACATACAtatacaacataatttttttgacgCAGGGTGTTCAGTTGGACACCCCAGGTTGGCTCTAGCTAGGCCACTGCCCTAATAACCGATCTCAAGATCGGGTGTTGGATCTCGAGTCCAGAGTGAGTCTTAGGTTGGAAGTAAAGGTTAAAACTCTTGATTAGGGTTGCGTTTGGGTCAAATCCCTGTCGGTCGACTTATTGTTAGGGCATCGagttggggtttggggtttggagTTGGATCTTAAGCCCCCAATCAAGGTTGGGATCTGAGTCTCGAATCAAGCTTGGGTTCTAAATTCTAATCACTAGTAGCTAGGGAGCAGTGGATTGGAAATGGAGTCAAAAGTTAGATCTCGAGTCAACTCTCGaattaattttcaaatcaaGGTCGAAATTCGGAAATGGTGTTTTGGCTCATCTCTAAATCTTAATGGTGTCACTATACCAAAATTGATTTCGAGCGGTATTTGATTATAACGATAATAACTTTATTACCGCTGAATATGTGTTTTTAGAGTTAATTAACTCCCTTTGTAAGTGTCTCTAAAATATATAACGAGATTCAATGACAATTAactaatattgatatatattttaactctttttattaatgtatatatttatagcCGATAAAAACTATTTTATTGAAGGGAGTTTTGATAATAAGAGGTGAACCTACTTATTTTTATGTATCCCTCAACTTATTATGAAGTTCCAATTAGAAGTTTAAATAATGATCCAATCTTGTGATGATGCCTAACTATTGATATTTGATACTTTCTCCGTTcataattgtttgtcatgttagGTTATACacactttttaagaaaaaattaatataatgtgtaatttgactaatataaccCTACTATaccaagaatatcaaaagtctACGTAACTTTTCAATTGAACTACACTATCATTAAGCGAAAATTTGGAAAAAGATGACTAATTGtttcttgattatttaaattgacaattaatttTAGACATCTACTTTTAGTATACATGCCTCTTTGTTgttctctctcgcctctctttCAATTTCAATGTAtctaatagtaaaaaaaatgtataattaGGTGTATCAGTCTAACTTGAATTTggtatgaaattattaattagtgatataaattataattattttaaactggAGGAAGAATtagtaaatataataaatttttttaaaaaatttaagtagttttttttaaaaaaaaatgaatacccCCACCTCACCCCCACATAATAGTACAAATTGTCACCCTCCTTTTTTGCACGATGGTAGTAGggttttttcaatttaaatgacGGTAATAATTaggaaatatgttttttttagagtcgtcacttggaattgagttatggTGTTTCAAGTCACATTTTTgtttaatccctaatcaaaaggaaatgattCTTTATGTGGTCTGCGAGCTAGAAGTTTGAGTAATGAATTTTGTTGACTAAGAAAAAGGTATTAGGCATCTCTCGAATCCCGTGATTCTAGCACGATCGCTTTTATTaacttttattcatttttcgGATATATTTTTATAGGTCATGATTTGCtcacattttttatttgttgaacatttatttgatttaaaccTAGATGCGTAACCACATTCTTGATTTCTATATTTAATAGCTTCGAAGCATAACTGCTTTATTCTCTCGAGTGTGTTACATATATTCTCGATTTACACCTCTTggtttgaataaaataaaaataaattatcaaaataatttgatcAAGGTGCGTCACCAcatatttgaatttcttttaagTGTCTCGAAGAAGATATTGTACTCACATTTTTAATTGAAACAATATTTAACCTATCTAAATTTTCCTACAAAAATTAGTTTGTCAATTTTTAAGCATGAATCAAGTGATGCTGCACTACAATTGTTTGatcaaaatttatcaatctCATGTAGTTTtaaataatagtgataataatatttcattttagaCATACATACCGTAGTTAGTAAATCGGTTGAAAATtatcttatattatatttataagcaCCTAAAAGATCAAAGCAACACACATATTATATAGCATAAAAATAACTGAAACTTTTCTAAGCACGATCAAACAGAGAATTCATTCAAACTAGCAACacagacataaaaaaaataaaaattaattaacaatctaaaattaaaaataaaatatatatatatatattttttttatttttagatattttaaataaacttaacaaaattaaaatatctaacttagacataaaaaaaacatttaaaaaataaaaaataatataaaaccttaaattcggtcaaaaacacatcaaatttttagaatccaaatcaataattatttgtcaagttgactaaatttttattttttggtatatataaaatcaagaaCCCCTCTCttccttttcattttcaatacttAGCTTCTCCCAAATATGGCTTTCTCCTTTATCAACATTTACTTCTTCTTGTCATTATTGATCACTCCTCTAGACCTTACCCTAGCTAGAAGAAAATGTGTTATTCAAACAAGGTACGAGGTACATGTTATCAACCGTCTTCCTGCTAATACTCCACAATTAGAACTTCATTGTGCGTCAAAGAATGATGATCTTGGATATCATTATCCTGCTATAAATCAAGACTTTAATTGGGATTTTTGCGAGTACATTATGGATAGGACATTattcttttgtcatttttggTGGGGTTCAAATGATAGATCTTTTATTGTTTATAATGATCCAGTCTATTGTGTGAAAAGaggaaaatttataaattatctaCACTATTGTAAATGGGAGGTGAGGGCAGATGgtttttatttggaaaattataATGGTACTAGTAAAACATATTATATGGATCACATTTTTAATTGGACACTTTAGGgaatatgatatttataatttgtattcttatttaaataataaattggaTTGGATTTTAGTGTGACtttctttctcatttatttttatgtttttatttttatgaccTCATTTGTTTGCAATTAACGAGGATTTGAAAAGAATCTGAATAATTCAGATCTAAGTCTTTTATGAgtatttatcttttcttaaaaaaatatctttttaataaatttaaatacttttgTACAAATGATGATcgtaaaagtttttttttttgttcaaatcaaTTTCTTCTTCCTTGTCTCTTTGAACTATCAATCAATCATCTTAATATTTTTAGCTTAAATCGATAAATTATCAAATCTCATTTGAATATTCTCGAATCCGATTCTCcgtatttattttgtatttttaatgctaGCTTTTAGTTGAGAAATAATGgtttaaaatgattaaaaaaaaaagatattcacAATTATAGCCAATCAAAGAGGAAATAAAGCACCCATGAGtacattttctatcatttatctttataatatttaaaattaaggagtgttgaaatataatatcaaagaaaaatatatttttaaaaattaaggatttctaaaataaatgacaagacaaaaatatatggtaaaaaggaattaagagaaataataatttatgattcttaaaatatgtgattaataagaaaatatattttaaaattaagaagtCTAAAATATTTGGTAAGAGAAATATATGGGGTAAATGgtattatgataattaataattaaaggatcataaactatatgaaatatgtaaagTAGTTAATAAGggctaaattaaattttttttccgaTTAATTTATTCTAAAGTAAAATTGTTACATTAATTTCTTATGTCGAacaagacaatttttttttaaatttatgtaagaatattttaattttctaaatttatgtaggacaatttttttttttttttgtatttataccTTGTGGGTTAGAAGTAACACAACTTATATCAGATAAAACTTTGATAAATTTGGTCATAATTAATCACACTTTGacccataattttttataaaatgagaaatGTCGGAAAATATAAGAAGGAATTTACAAAATtctttgaaatttataaaaaattaattttttttaatatatatatatcactttCTCTTTATATCATTCTACTTAAGTTTATAATGATTTTACTTTAGTTCAAATGATTAGGGTGgcaattttattataataaaaaataaatcaataagatCAAGAGAAATCAATTAGTGATGGcaaaaagatttatttatttatttagaaaatgaaTCAATAAGATCACTATAAATCATTTAGTGATAGCAAaaggttttatttattttattattattcctataatagaaaaactaagaaaagaaaaaaaaaactatacaaTTATAACGtaaatgtcctttttttttttaacgatTTGTCACTTGCGTATTTAGctcttgaaaaataataataacattttaggtaatatatgatttgaatataatatttacatatatattatccAATTTTATAGATAATATTATACCATCGTCTGACGTTTGCAATATTTCTTggctttttattttgatttgattaaatttagattatttttttcgtGCTATAAAACCCCAAAGTCTAtcccttttcttttcattttcaatactCATATATTCTCCTTCAATATGACTCTCTCATTCGTCAACATCTTTTTCTTGCTAGTGTTATTGATCGCTCCCCTTGACCTTTCGTTTGcgaaaaaatgtgttttttctcaaaaatacgAGGTGCATGTTATCAACAAACTTCCTGCTAATTCTCCGAAATTACGACTTCATTGCGCGTCGAAAGATACAGAAATTGGAGATCAAATTCTTCCTATAAATGGAGATTTAAATTGGTCGTTTTGCGAGTCGTTTCTCGATACTACTTTATATTTTTGTCACTTTTGGTGGGGTCCAAAAGACAAGTCTTTTGATGTGTTTGATGATCCAACTTATTGTGTCAAAAATGGTAAAAATCCAAATGTTCTAAAATATTGTAAATGGGAAGTGAGAGAAGATGGTTTTTATTTGGAACAATATAATGCTAGAACAAGTACTTATTATATGGAGAAGTTAGAACAATGGTagggaatataattttttaaatttgtgttactgtttaaataaagtttaatgaattttttagttaatttctatctcatttatctttttttttgtttatattatttagtgATAGATAAGTTTTTCCATCTCtttgatatgttatatatatagtcaTCGACTGGATATTACTTGATAGCAATCGTCTTCAAACAAGACGTGAATCGAAGATATCAATctacattattattatgttaaattttataaatcattttgCCTAAAAGTTTGATagattaatcattttgttttaacgattaatctaatttaataGACTCATCCATGGAGTGGTAATAATAGTATTTTTGGCTAATTTTGTGAAAAGTCAaaaatagtttcttttttttagttggTTGGTAGCAAAAGTtacttttcttgaaaaattaagTTTTACCACATTGATTTATTAATAGTAACTTGAAAACGGTTATCAAATATTTTCGACTTATataaaagattataaaattTGTAGTAACTTAAAAACTACAAACAAAATTGCTTCTAAAATAACTTAACTAAACACAAATTGCTAATTACTCTCTTGAAACACTTTCTCTTCAATCTTCTCACAATAATTTACTATAATGTACGAGGCATTTAAAATTGGTGactcaaattcataattttcaaattaaaacaaaaaaaaatatttatcactcaAACAactatattttatcaaaattttacaatatttcatataagtcaaaaatataaatagatatggagagaaaaaaaaaaaggcaaaagaCATTAAATGCTAATTAAGTGCTTTTGAAAAAGATACGAAGTAGTTGCAACCCCAAATCATGATTTTGTAAGAGTATGACAActcaattatttattacttttctCCGATTAACAAAGAATGATCTAGTTTGATTTGGCACGAAGTTTAAGGGTATAAagaagatttttatattttatggttTTAAACATGCCACACGGAAAGTTTGATATAAATGGTTGGatcaaatcaaactaattacactaatgtttttttttccttatataaaTCACCATAATCCCCCTCTCCCCTTTcattttcaatataattatcTTTTCTCCCGTATGGCTTTCTCCTTCATCAACATCTTATTTTTGTGGTTATTGGTTACTCCGCTTAACTTTTCATTAGcgaaaaaatgtttttttacgAAAAAATATGAGGTACATGTTATCAACAAACTTCCTCCTAATAGTCCACCATTACAAGTTCATTGTGCGTCGAAGGATCAAGAACTTGGAAACATAATTCTTCCCATCGATGAAGATTTTAATTGGTCGTTTTGCGAGAAAACTTTTACTGATATTTTatacttttgtcatttttggTGGGATTCGAAAGACAGGTCTTTTGCGGTGTATGATGACCCAATTTATTGTGTCCATCATGGACCAAATCTAAATATACTACAGTATTGTAAATGGGAGGTGAGGGAAGATGGTTTTTATTTGGAACAATATGATGCTAGTAATGAAACATATTACATGTATCGTATTAATATGTGGTATTAGAGAATATAATGTTTTGTTTGTGATCTTGTTAATTATATTAAGTGAAAGGAAATAAGATGGAAATTTCACTTGAGActttctttcttatttataatatatattcttgtttttttaatattagaaaaaaatcattttttttactttgttataGTCCTCGAttaaaaatttgacttatttatATCTTGCTGTTATAATTTTAGCTTGAATTTGTCACTAAATCATTGACAAACCAACATTATAGCTAGACTAACATGTCCAAATTAATCATTGTGAATGgcttatttttaacaaaaataaaaaataaaaaaaattggcgTGTAACTATTGATAATATTAAGTAAATTTaaccaaattaaaataaacaatttaattaaagagaaaattagTCAAAACACATTTAATGGTAATTCAATGCTTTTGAAAAGATACAATTAACAGTTGCAATTTAAATCAAGATTTTGATCCTAATCAATGGATAACTTAGTGTGAATTTGAGATTCAATTTAATtaagatttgacataattatagaataaaaaatattgcaataatgtgtttattttttgtgttaataactttaagggtattttagtcattttaaggaaaaatagtcatcatttgtatttttttattgagtacATCGATGATTTATTTTCAGTTTCAAACACTCTAATcggaaatataattatttaggaAGAAGTTTCATCATATGTTtgatcataatatttttaaaaaatatttgatttttttatagaaaaatataatttttatctataagctataaaaaataatactcataagtttgtattatcatttaataataaacatatttcgtcataaaattaaactaaaagtTATAAGCTCTTACATGCATAtaaacaattttcaaattttattttgacaaattcTATGAAACAATATCATTACATACTTGAGAATCAAATAACAACAAActctttataaataaaaataaattacataaatttagtgAGTCTGTTTAtggtgtgtttctcaaacttgTCAAGTTGGGATTAATAAATGAtgaactatttttatatataaaaaaaaagtttaggaTAAATTCTAAATTTGTAAAAGAATTCCTAAAGATAGGATTTGTCCccaaaacttaattttttctagtttttggGAGAAATATTTTACCAAAATTATCTACAAAAATGACAATTTTGTATGATTAACAGTTTTTGCCAaattgttctttttccccaaaaactACTACTACCTTTTAAGGGGAAACAGgtcataaattcataaattcaacCCCTGCACTTAAAACCCCCTTTTAATAtttctacctttttttttagtaaataaactgattttatttattatcaactgagaattaatacaaagaaaaaaaatatatcaattgtaCTTACTAGCGGGGCGGACCCACCATTACCTAATCGTTGAAAAATTATAACGTATAGAGAagtcaaattataatttgataaatatatatatacttaacaCCTTTTAATGCAAGTAAAAAGTTGGGAAAAAGGTTCAAATATGTCATTAAACTTTtagaaaagactcatttattCTATCAGTTAAAAATTTAGCTCATtgatgccattattttttaacaattgttccgcaaaatcatttttgacacgtgaccaattataattcggactcgtcatcaatttttttaataaaaaaatcaaaaaaataattcaatttttattcagaattttgatttttcattaaaaaaattgatgatatgGCCCAACTATAATTCGACCAtgtcatcaatttatttaataaaaaaaataattcaattttttttcagaattataattttttaaaataaaaaattgatgatgtggCCGAATTATAATTGACAACGTGTCaaaatgattttgcaaaatcaccattaaaaaataatgacatgaataAGTCTTTTCTTTAAcagtaatgacataaatgagccaaacttttaactgataacataaatgagccttttctgaaaatttgatggcatatttgagtcttttctCTCAAAAGTTTTGTCTAGTGATTAAGGCGTTGTAGAAATTTCTTAAAGTTGTGTATTCTTATCCTATGAAcctcataattatttttttactacaaCTATTGACACACATTAATGACATCACAATACTTATAATTACGGGTGTAAAAAATGAGTCAAACTATGGGTGACCCGTCCAACCCATCCAAAATTTTAAGGGGTGaactcaagataatttgaattgagtTACATCTCAATTCATTCAAGTCTTAACCCATTTTATGAGAATTGAGCCCAATTTAATCTCTAATTTCAACATATTTTAAGActttttattgtattgatgtaatGTATATTCCTACTTCCTATATTAAATGTTTGAATTAGTAtctattttatatcttttagaaattatctattcatttataacttttttaaaagaatctTCTTGTGTTGAAATTCAAACAGTGGTAATAAAACTtaactatataataaaatttttcagATTAAGCGAATCAAATTAGGCAGGTCAAAGACCCAATCCGTTTTTGAGTCAATTTgagcccaaagtaaacttggACGGGTCAGAATCCAATCCAATTCTATTTCAACTGAACCCGTCCATTTGACACCCCTACCCTACTTATAACTATATAAGCCTCCTCTCCTCTTCAATTCATTTGCAATACTTAGCTTCTCCCAAATATAATATGACTCTTTAtttcaacatcttttttttcttgttattgaTCACTCCTAATCTTGACCTTTCGCTAGCGGAAAATTGCTTTATTTTACCAAGTTATGAGGTACATATTATCAACAAACTTCCTACTAATACCTCACAATTGCAAGTTCATTGCACGTCAAAGGATGACGAAACTAGAAATGCATATCTTAACATAGATGAAGACTTACATTGGTCATTTTGCGAGTCATTTTTTGGTAATACTTCGTTTTTTTGTAACTTTTGGTGGGGTTCAATGAATAAGTCTATTACAGTGTTTGATGACCCAGGCACTTGTGTTCATAGTGGTCAGTATACAAATTATCATTACTCTTGCAAATGGGAAGTAAGACAAGATGGTTTTTATTTGGAGATGTTTAATTATaagaatatgacatattttatggATCACATTAGTGATTGGTCTTAGGgaattaatataatatgttCCATTGATGttttgtatatttaaatttggaAGGAAATATATTATCATGGAATTTTAGTGTGGCTTACATTCTTATTTATCtgtctttttaattttgaaaacaaaataaaattctagATTAGCTTTTGTATTTTGTGGAAATAATATAatgagattaaaaataaataaataaaggttAGTAGGACCAGAAGACTTATTTACTTGAGCCATGTCGAACTATTGACATATCGAGTCTTTTATTTATATCGATAATTAAATGAATCAAATAAGCGCCTTATATAAAGGTTAGAGAAGGACATAGCTAATTGATAAATCTCTCACAAAATTTAGATATGTGGTtaaataaaactatgaaataagTTAAATGAAAGTAATTATGTATTTTCCTAACTTATAAagtttagatttttattttattttataaaacacCAAAGTTTCCTCccctttttcattttcaatactcatttcattttttttccaaataaagaTTTAGTTGACTTGACTATATTCcactttctttccttttttttttttttggttatattcAATGGTAAGGTAATTCAAAATcttttgtatacatatatatatatataattgtaaaaCATATCATAACCAAAGAACCCCTTTCTaccctttaattcattttcaataCTTAGCTTCTCTATCCCAATATGGCTCTTTCCTTcatcaaaatctttttcttgttgttattaATCACTCCTAATCTTGACCTTTCACTAGCGAAAAAATGCTCATTTTTTACACCAAAGTACGAGATACATGTTATCAACAAACTTCGAATTAATAACCCACAATTGAGAGTTCATTGCGCGTCAAAGGACGATGAAATTGCAGACAAGTATGTTGCCATAGATGAAGACTTACATTGGTCGTTTTGCGAGTCATTTGTCCTTAAGACTTTATATTTTTGTCACTTTTGGTGGGGTCCAAAGAATACATCTATTACTGTATTTGATGATATCACCTTTTGTATACACCatggaaaatatgaaaatcttCTAAGATATTGTAAATGGGAAGTAAGAGAAGATGGTTTTTATTTGGAACAATATAATACTACTGCTGGGAATAAGACATATTTTATGGATCATGAAAGTGATTGGTCTTAGGAAATATAAAATGTCCCATTGATGTTTTGTGTATTTAAAGTTGGAAgcaaatatattatgatgaaattttgTCCTTTTAATTTTGGAATTTGCCCTAGTTCTTCTATAGTTATTTTTCAATGGTCATcaaaattaatttcagttcAATTCAACACCTTTAGCCTAtatttttgagagaaaaaattgtTAGATAATTCACACAATAAGTTCATTGATCGGACGCTACAGAGGTGTATTCAGGATTTTGAGATGATGGGTGCACTGTTATATAAAggttgatttatgatatatatttgaTCGTTTCGATATTTAgatttttactattaaaaaaacgttaaaattttaaaatcgtTAGTCTAAATTAATTCGTATATACCAATTACCACTTACAGAAATGTTATctaattttagaaagaaaaaagaaacaacataaatataaaattattccctctcccttttcattttcaatacttatcttttccttttctACCTTTCCAAATCAATATATTTTGATCATGTTCAAACTCATTTCTTTTTCCAAATAAAGATTTGTTTGACTTgactaagagcctgtttggctcagcttaaaagctggtcatactgacttaaaagctgatttttgacttatttagctgtttgacaatactcaaaataacttattttaagctaaaagttaaaagttgggaTACGGgtgctttttattttttagcttataagctgttttaagttgaccacatttttatctttttgcccttaatattttcatataatctccaaattacccacataaccctaacatctctttctttcatttttccattttcacgtttgacacaaca
Coding sequences within it:
- the sph1 gene encoding S-protein homologue precursor, producing the protein MTLYFNIFFFLLLITPNLDLSLAENCFILPSYEVHIINKLPTNTSQLQVHCTSKDDETRNAYLNIDEDLHWSFCESFFGNTSFFCNFWWGSMNKSITVFDDPGTCVHSGQYTNYHYSCKWEVRQDGFYLEMFNYKNMTYFMDHISDWS
- the LOC101253724 gene encoding self-incompatibility protein S1-like; translated protein: MALSFIKIFFLLLLITPNLDLSLAKKCSFFTPKYEIHVINKLRINNPQLRVHCASKDDEIADKYVAIDEDLHWSFCESFVLKTLYFCHFWWGPKNTSITVFDDITFCIHHGKYENLLRYCKWEVREDGFYLEQYNTTAGNKTYFMDHESDWS